The Cellulosimicrobium sp. ES-005 genome segment GGCCGCCTGCTCCTCGGTGACGAAGGCGCCCAGGCGCTCGCCGAGGCGCGGGGTCGTCGAGAGCGCGCCGCCGACCCAGAGGTCGTAGCCGGGGCCGAGCTCGGGGTGCACGACGCCGACGAGCGACACGTCGTTGATCTCGTGCACGACGTCGAGGCTGGGGTGCCCGGTGATCGCGGTCTTGAACTTGCGCGGGAGGTTCGCGAGCTCGGGGTCGCCGATGTACCGGCGCTTGATCTCGAGGATCACGGGAGTCGGGTCGATGATCTCGTCCGCCGCGATGCCGGCGACCGGGCTGCCGAGGAAGCCGCGCGGGGTGTCGCCGCAGGCCGTCGTCGTCTCGAGGCCGACGGTCGCGAGGCGGTCCCAGATCTCGGGGACGGACTCGATCTCGATCCAGTGGTACTGGATGTTCTGCCGGTCGGTGATGTCGGCCGACCCCCGCGCGAAGTCGCGCGAGATGCCGCCGAGGACGCGCAGCGCGCGGACGTCGAGCTCCTGGCCGTCCGAGCGGACGCGGAGCATGAAGTACCTGTCCTCGAGCTCGTGCGGCTCGAGCGTCGCCGTCTTGCCCCCGTCGATCCCGGGCTTGCGCTGGGTGTAGAGGCCCCACCACCGGAAGCGGCCGTGCAGGTCGTCGCCGGGGATGGAGTCGAAGCCCTCGCGGGCGTAGATCGTCTCGATGCGCTCGCGCACGTCGAGGCCGTTGCCCGCGCGCTTGAGCTCCTCGTTGGCGTTGAGCGGCTCGGTGCCGTCCACCTTCCACTGCCCGTTCGGGCGGGCGGCGCGCGCCGGCCGGGCGGCGCGCTCGCCGGCGGGACGACCAGGTCGCGCGGCGGCGTCCTCGGTGGTCTCCGGCGCAGTCGTGGCCTGCGTCATCGGGGTTCCTCGTGTCCTCGTTCGGGGGCGGGGACGCGCGACGGCGAGCGCTCAGCGAGGGTGCGAGTGGCTGAGGACCGACGGCGCGCGCCGGTTCTCAGGGTTTCTCCGGGGAGAGAGAGGCGAGCGTGCGGGCTCGCGCTGAGTCGGGCGCGGTTCAGCGACAACAGCTGAGACACGTGTGCGCGCACGCCGGCATCCCGTGACGCGAGGTCACGAGGAGGGTGCGGGCTGCCGTGGTCATGCGCAGAACGATAGCCGCCGTCCAGCGTGGTGGACACCCCTCGTCCGCATGGTGGGAAACCTGAAATACTAGACTGGATGGGTCCAGTTTGTCGAGCGACCCGGCCCCTCGCCGGCTGTCGGGCGAGCGGCGGTCGACGCGACGGGCCACCTTGTGCAAAGTTTCACGACAGGGGCGTCAGCAAATAGGATGGGGTCATGGAGTTCCTCTACAACGTCTTCGTCGCGCTGCACTTCATCGGGTGGGCCATCGTCCTCGGCGGCTACCTCGCGTCCCTGCGCTCGCCGGGCCTGTACAAGGGCGTCTTCCACGGCGCGCTCACCGCGCTCGTCGCGGGGATCGCCATGGTCGGGATCGGCGAGGCGTCCGTCTGGGGTGACGGTGGCCCCGACATGGCCAAGATCGGCGTCAAGCTGGTCATCGCCCTGGTCATCGCCGTCCTGGCGTTCGTCGCCAAGCGCCAGGGGGCCAAGGCGGCCGACGGCGCCGTGGCGCCGGGCGTCAAGCACGCCATCGGTGGCCTGACCCTCGTCAACATCCTCGTCGCGGTCTTCTGGAACTGACCGCAGCGACCCGGCCGGGGCCCGTCGACAGATCGTCCGTCGGCGGGCTCTCGTCGTCCCCCGAGGTGTTGACGCTGGACTAGGTGCATGGTCCACTAGTCGCATGGTCCTTCGATACCTCGTGCTCGGGCTCCTCACGGTGCGGCCCATGACGGGCTACGACCTCAAGCGCGCGTTCGACTCCTCGGTCCGCCACTTCTGGGCGGCCGACCGCTCGCAGCTCTACCGCACCCTCGCCGCGATCGTGGACGCCGGGCTCGCCGAGGTGGAGGTGGTGCCCCAGGAGAGCTACCCGGACCGCAAGGTCCACGCGATCACGGACGCCGGCCGCGCGGCGCTGCGCGACTGGCTCGCCTCGCCGCTCCCGCACGAGGACTCGCGCGAGCCCTTCCTCGGGCGGCTGTTCTTCGCCGACCAGCTCGACGACGAGGGCGTCGCGGCGCTGCTCGCGTCCCGGCGCGCGCTGGCCGAGGAGACGGTCGCGGCGCTCACCGCCGAGGAGGAGCGGGTCGCGGCGGTCCTCGCGGACGGCGGCCCCGACGCGGAGCGTGTGCGCGGCACGCGCGGCCTCGCCCTCCGGCTCGCGACGCTGCGCCACGGTCTCGCGCACGCCCGGACCGAGCTCGCGTGGCTCGACGAGACCGAGCGCGAGGTGCTCCCGTGAGCCTGCCGGACGCCGTCGTGCACCACCCGGCGAGCCGCCCGGGCGCGCCGGGCACCGGCTCCGTCTCCGTCGTCCTGCTGCACGGGGGCACCGTGGCGTCGTGGATGTGGGAGCCGCAGGTCGAGGCGCTCGACGACCTCGACGTGTGGACGCCCGACCTGCTCGGCTTCGGCGGCCGCGGGGACCAGGTCCCGGCGTCGCTCGACGCGGTCGTCGACGACGTCGCCGCGACGGTCTCCGCGATCCCCGCCGGGCAGGAGGTGCACGTCGTCGGCCTGTCGCTCGGCGGGGTCGTCGCGCTGCACCTCGCCGCGCGGCACCCCGGGCTCGTGCGCTCCGTCCTGTCGTCGGGCGCGGTGGTCGACGGCGTGCCCGGGCTCGCCGGCGCGCTCGGCCGCGCGCAGCTCCGGGTCTGGGACCGGCGCTGGTACTGGCGCGGCCAGGCCGTCGCCACCGGGATCCCCGCGGAGTCCCGGGACCTGTTCGTGCGCTCGGGTCTCGCGATCCGCCGCGAGACCATGGCGCGGCTGCTCGCCGACGTCTACGGCGGGCGCTGGCCCGACGGCCTCGCGGAGTCCGGGGCCCGCGTGCTCGCCGTCGCGGGCGGCCGCGACCTCCGCCCCGCCCGCAGCGCGCTGTCGACGATCGAGCGCCGCGTCCCGGGCGCCGTCGTGCGCGTGGCGCCCGGGATGCACCACCAGTGGAGCGCGGAGGACCCGGACCTGTTCGGCGCGATGATCCGGTCGTGGGTGCTCGACGGCGTCGCGCACCCGCGGCTGGTGCCGCTCGCGGGGCGTGCGTAGCGCGCCCGACGTGCGAGGGTTTCCCCCGTGAGCGTCGGTGGAGAGGTCCTCGTCGGGCTGGCGATCCTGGTCGGGCTGGTCGGGATCGTCGTGCAGGTCCTGCCCGGGAACGTGCTCGTGCTCGGCGCGGTCCTCGTGTGGGCGATCGTCACGGGCGGCACCGCCGCGTGGGTGGTCTTCGCGGTCGCCGCCGTGCTCGTGGTCGCCGCCGAGGTGTCGCAGTACGTCCTCGCGGGCCGCCACATGCGCCGGGCGGAGGTCCCCTGGTCGACCCTCGTGTGGGGCGGGATTGCGGGCGTCGTCGGGTTCTTCGTGATCCCCGTGATCGGGCTCTTCATCGGCTTCGTGCTCGCGGTGTTCGTCGCGGAGCTCCTGCGCCGCCGCGACCGCCGCGCCGCGTGGCGCGCGACCGTCGCCGCGATGCAGGCGACCGGCATCACGATCCTGGTCCAGCTCCTGGGTGGCCTCCTCGCGGCGGCGACCTGGGGCGTCGGCCTCGCCCTCACCTGAGGCGCGGTCGGATCAGCCGGGGATCTCCATCACGTAGAGCGTGTTCCCGTCGACGTCCCGCAGCGAGAACATCGGCGGCACGCCCTCCCAGGCCAGGAGCTCGCCGGTGCTCGCCCCGGCGGCGGTGAGCGTCGCGTGGTCGCCGGCCGCGTCGGTCGTGGTGAGCCGGATACCGGTGTCGATCCCCGCGGGGAGGCCGTCGCCCGCCGCGACGAGCGCGACGGACGTCGCGGCGCCCGGGGGAGCGACCTCGATCCAGCGGAACCCCTCCTGGAGCTCGCCGTCCATGCGGACCTCGAACCCGAGCGCCCCGGTGTAGTACGCCAGCGCGCGGTCCTGGTCGGTGACCGGGACCGCGACGGTGTGCACGCCGGTGAGGTGGGTCGTCGTCATGGTGTCTCCTTCGTGGTGCGGCACGTGCTGCGGTCGTGACGGGGGAGACCGTCGCGGACGACAGGACTCATCGGCGAGGTCGGCACGGGGTGTGGGCGGGGGCGCCTAGGCTGGAGGGGCTATGGCTTCGCTCTTCGAGAACCTCCCGCTGCCCGGCCTCGACACGCTGTTCGACGGCCCGCGCGTCGACCACGGCGGCGAGTCCCGCCTCCCGCGGACCGCCCCGCGCTGGACCGACGACCCGGCCGTGCCCGACGGCGCCGGGTCGCCCGTCGGGGACGCCACCCGGGGAGGCCCGGGGCCGGGAGGCGACGGGGCGGCGTCGGGCGCGGGGGAGCGGCGGGGCCGGTACGCCCACCTCGACCCCGAGGCCCTGCTCGACGGGCTCAACCCGCAGCAGCGCGAGGCGGTCGTGCACGCGGGCGGACCGCTGCTCATCGTCGCGGGTGCCGGGTCGGGCAAGACGCGCGTGCTCACGCACCGCATCGCCTACCTGCTCGCCACGCGCCGGTCCAACGCCGGGCAGATCCTCGCGATCACGTTCACCAACAAGGCCGCGGCCGAGATGCGCGAGCGCGTCGAGACGCTCGTGGGGCCGGCCGCGCGCAACATGTGGGTCTCCACGTTCCACTCGGCGTGCGTGCGCATCCTGCGCCGCGAGGCCACGACGCTCGGGCTGCGGTCGAGCTTCTCCATCTACGACGCCGCGGACTCGCAGCGGCTCATCACGCTCGTGACGCGCGAGCTCGACCTGGACCCCAAGAAGTACCCGGCGCGCTCGCTCGCCAACAAGATCTCCGACCTCAAGAACGAGCTCGTCGACCCCGAGACGTACGCGCGGGACTCGGGCGCCCACGCGACGGACGACGGCCTCGCCGCGCGCGGCGGCCCGCACGGCGCGAGCGTCCCCGAGTTCGACCAGGTGCTCGCCGACGTCTACACGCGCTACCAGGCGCGGCTGGTCGCGGCGAGCGCGCTCGACTTCGACGACATCATCATGACCACGGTCAACCTGCTCCAGGCGTTCCCCGCCGTCGCGGAGCACTACCGCCGCCGGTTCCGGCACGTGCTCGTCGACGAGTACCAGGACACCAACCACGCGCAGTACGTGCTCGTGCGCGAGCTCGCGGGCGTGGGCGAGGACTCCGCCGCTACCGACGCCGCGACGAGCGGGACGGGCGAGGCGCAGGTGCCCGCGCTCGACCCCGCCGAGCTCACCGTCGTCGGCGACGCGGACCAGTCGATCTACGCGTTCCGCGGCGCGACGATCCGCAACATCCTCGAGTTCGAGGCCGACTACCCCGACGCACGGACCATCCTGCTCGAGCAGAACTACCGCTCGACCCAGAACATCCTCTCGGCCGCCAACGCCGTCATCTCGCGCAACCCCGACCGCAAGCCGAAGCGGCTGTGGACCGACTCGGGCGCGGGCGCGAAGGTCATCGGCTACGTCGCCGACAACGAGCACGAGGAGGCGCGGTTCGTCGCGGAGGAGATCGACCGCCTCGGCGACTCCGAGGGCGTGCGCCCCGGCGACGTCGCGGTGTTCTACCGGACCAACGCCCAGTCCCGCGCGCTCGAGGAGGTGCTCATCCGCGTCGGCCTGCCGTACAAGGTCGTCGGTGGCACGCGCTTCTACGAGCGGCGCGAGGTCAAGGACGCGGTGGCCTATCTGCGCGCGATCGACAACCTCGACGACGACGTGAACCTGCGGCGCGTGCTCAACGTGCCCAAGCGCGGGCTCGGCGAGCGGGCCGAGGGGGCGGTCGCGGCGCTCGCGGACCGCGAGCGCATCTCGTTCGGCGCGGCCCTCGCCCGCATCGACGAGATCCCCGGCCTGACCAACCGCACGCTCAACCCCCTGCGTGCGTTCGTCGAGCTGATGACCGGGCTGCGCGAGCTCGCCGACTCCGGCGCGACGCCGTCGGACATCCTCGGCGCCGTCCTCGACCGCACCGGGTACCTCGCCGAGCTCCGCGCGAGCGACGACCCGCAGGACGCCACGCGCGTCGAGAACCTCGCCGAGCTCCACGCCGTCGCGACCGAGTTCACCGAGCTCGACCCCGAGGGCACGCTGTCCGACTTCCTGGAGCGCGTCTCGCTCGTCGCCGACGCGGACCAGATCCCCGCGGAGGACGTGGCCGACGGCGAGAGCGAGGGCGCGGAGAAGGAGGACCCCGGGGTCGTCACCCTCATGACCCTGCACACCGCCAAGGGCCTCGAGTTCCCCGTCGTGTTCCTCACCGGCATGGAGGACGGCACGTTCCCGCACATGCGGTCGCTGCACGACGACGCCGAGCTCGCCGAGGAGCGCCGCCTCGCCTACGTGGGCATCACCCGCGCGCGCGAGCGGCTCTACGTGTCGCGGTCCGCGGTGCGGTCGGCGTGGGGGATGGCGAACGAGTTCCCGCCCAGCCGGTTCCTCGAGGAGATCCCCGAGGAGCTGTGGGACTGGCGGCGGCGCGAGTCGTCGATGGCGACGCTGCGCGCGGGCGGGTCGGTCTGGGGCCGCGGCTCGGGGTCGTGGTCCGGTTCGCGGTCGGGGTTCGGGTCGGGGGCGCGGTCAGGGGCCGACGACGACGGGTCTACCATCCGCGGCCCTCGTTCCTCGGGCCGCTCCCGCCAGACCCGCCACGACCCGTCGTCGTCGGCCCCTGCCCGCGCCGCGTTCGGCTCGCCGTCCGGTGGGGCGAAGTTCGGGTCGGCGACGCCGCGGGCCGACGGGGACGTGCCGAACCTCGCAGTCGGGGACAAGGTGACCCACGACGCCTACGGGCTGGGGACCGTCGTCGCGCTCGAGGGCGCTGGCCCGAACGCGGTCGCGAAGATCGACTTCGGGGCCGACGGGACCAAGCGCCTCCTGCTGCGCTACTCGCCGGTGACCAAGCTCTGAGAGCGCCTCGGCGCCGAGACGGCGACCACTGACCGAGGTAGTGACGTACCGGGTGCCGTGCACCGGGCTCTGAGCCGGGGGCCGCTCTCTCGGGGTGCGGGGGCTCGACCGCCGGGTCAGCCGATCGTGCCCAGGGCGCGGTAGGCGAGGACGAACGCTGCTGCCACGACGGCGGTGCCCCCGACGGCGGTCGCGACCGGCAGCGCGCCGCGGAGCCGGCGCGCGAGCATGCCGCCGAGCAGGACGAGCGCGACGACGCCGATCGTGACCCAGTAGGTGGCGCCGGTCGTCTCGACGACGGTCGTGAGCCCGTAGACGGACTCGCCGACCCCGATGCCCGCGAGCACCGCGGTGCCGAGGGCGGCGGGGGTGCCGGTCCGCCACAGCCAGGCCGCCGCGACCCCGACGAACGGGCCGACGACGACGCCGACGACCCCGAACGTCGTCGGGTCGTAGAAGTACCCGCGGAGGTCGGCTGCGACGGCGTAGCCCAGGGTGAGCAGCACGAAGCTCGCGGCGCCGAGCACGGCGGCGTGCCACGTCCGGGAGCGCGGGGCGCGCGCCGACCAGGCGACCAGCAGCGCGGTGAGCAGCGTCCAGCCGCTCGCCGAGTTCGCGAAGGGCGCCGCGGCGTCGGGCAGGAACCCCTGGGCGTACGACGTCAGGCCGCCCAGCAGGAAGCTCGCGGCGAGCACGACCGCACCGCGCCGCCACGGGCGACCGGACGACGTCGTGACCCGGCCGGGTCGGTCCGGTGCCGACGGGCGGTCGTCGGCGCGGTCGGGGAGCGAGGTCGTCTCGGGCACGCCACGACGCTAGGCGGCCCGCGCCGGCTAGGCGTCACCCCGTCGGCGGGCACGGCAGCGGGACGCGTCCTACCGTGGCAGGACGACCGAGCCCCGAGGAGCCTCCCGTGACCCAGCCGGCCGCCCGCCCCGCCCCTGCGCCCGCCCCCTGGCCCGACCTCGACGTGCGGCGGTGGGAGCCGACGCGCCGGCCGCTCCACCTGTTCACGCAGGTGGTCGGCAAGGTCGTGCTCGACCTCACGCCGTTCGTCAACCACTGGTGGAACGTCGCGTTCCACGTGACGTCGCGCGGGTTCGTCACGCCCGTGATGCAGGTCGGCGAGCGCGCGCTCGACGTCGAGATCGACCTGGTGGCGGAGCACGTCGCGTTCCGCACGTCCGACGGGCGCACCGAGACCGTCGGGCTGGGGCCGATGTCCGTCGCCGACTTCTACGCGCGCACCCTCGCGTGCCTCGACCGCCTCGCCGTGCCGGTGCGGGTGTGGTCGACGCCGCGCGAGATCCCCGACCCGGTGCCGTTCGAGCAGGACACCGCGGTCGGGGAGTGGGACGGCGAGCTCACGCGCACGTGGCTCGCGACCGTGCAGCGGGTCGCGGCGGTGATGGAGCGGTTCCGCTCCGGGTTCTACGGCAAGTCGAGCGGTCCGCGCTTCTACTGGGGAGCGTTCGACCTGGGGCTCACGCTGTTCAACGGGCGGCCCTTCCACCAGCCGGACGACGTCGAGCCCATCTACCGCTTCGCGGAGAACGCGGAGAACGTCGCGGTCGGCTACTGGCCCGGCGACCCGACGACGCACGCCGACCAGGTCTACGCGTACGCGTACCCGCAGCCGCCGGGGGTGGCCGACCTCGACCTGGCGCCCGGGTACTGGGACCCCGGCCTGCGCGAGGTGGTGCTCCCGTGCGGGGTGCTGCGCGACGCGGCGGACCCCGACGCCGTCCTGCTCGCGTTCTTCGAGCGCTCCTACCGCGAGCTGGCGACGGCCGCCGGGTGGGACCTCGCCGCGTTCACCGGGCCGGTCCCGCCGGGCTGAGCGCCCGGGGACCGGTCGGCGGTATCGGGTCAGGACGCCTTGCGGTGCCCTGCGGCGAGCGCGGCGCGCAGGCCCGCGACGTCGGACCCCGCCGCGGCGAGCGCGTCGACGAGCGCGCGGTGCGCCGTCGAGCCCTTCGCGCGCGCGACCGCGGCGAGCACGTGGCCCGAGTCGATGGCGCGAGAGCCCGCGTGCACCGCCTCGCGCAGGGAGAGCTCGAGCGACTTCTTCGCCTCGGGCGTGAACGGGACGTGCGAGCGGCGGTTCCGCCGCCCGCGGCGGCGCTCGTCGTCGCCCGCGCGGTCGAGTGCTCCCGGCCCGAAGGCCGCGTCCGTGCGTGCGCGGATCTCGTCGAGGTCGATCCCGAGCGCGGCGAGGGCCTGGCCGTCGAGCGGGTCGTGGCTGCGCGCGGAGTCGACCTGGCGTTCGACGTCGTCGGCGTCGACGCCGACCGCGGCGAGGGCGACCGCGCCCGCGCCACCGTCCTGGCGGGCGAGAGCGAGGAGCAGGTGCACGGCGTCGATGGCGTCGTCGCCGCGGGAGCGGGCGACCTCCTGGGCGCCGACCACCGTGTCGCGGGCGTCGGCGGCGAAGCGTTCGAACATGTCATGACCTCCTGGTGGTGCGGGACGCGCCGTACTTCTTGTGCACGGCCTGGCGGGTGACGCCGAGGCGGTCGGCGATCTCCTGCCACGACCAGCCGAGCGCTCGGGCGTGCTCGACCTGCAGCGCCTCGAGGCGTTCGGCGAGCACGCGCAGCGACCGCACGGCACGCAGGCCCGTGTCGGGATCGGTGCTGCTCGCGGCGTCCATGTCGACGGGTTCCATACGTGTCAATCTAGGTTGACGATCTCGCATGTGTCAACCCGAGTTGACGGCGATGGGCGGCTCGTCCGAGCCGGTCGTCCGTCCGCTAGCGTCCACGTCGACCTGTGGGCGTGAGCAGCCCACCGACCCCGTCGACCGACAGGAGAAGTCACCGTGCACCAGTGGACCGGCACACCCAGGACGCGCGTCGTCCCCGCGCTCGCGACCGTCGTCGTGGCGGCCGTCGCCCTCGCGGGCTGCGGTGCGGGCGACGGGGCACCCGACCCGGCCGCCACGACGGGGGCCGCCGAGGCGCAGGTGCCGGCGTCCTCGTCGGACGCGACGCCGGTCGTCGTGACGGGGAACGTGCTCGGGCGGGAGATCGAGATGTCGGTCGGGCCCGTGGTGCTCGACGGCGACCTCGCCGTCCTGCGGGTCGAGGCCGAGGCCACGAGCGGTGACGACACCCTGTTCGTCGGGGAGGCGTTCGCGAACCGCACGCTCTCGCAGGAGGACACGTTCGACGGCGTGCGCCTCGTCGACCTCGACGCCGGAGTCGTCGGGGAGCCGGCCCGGGCGGCCGACGGCGTCGCCCTCGCGTCCCTCGAGGACGACCGTTTCGAGCTCGGGCCGGACGAGGAGCCGGTGGTGGGCCACGTCGCGTTCGCCGCCCCCGCGTCCGCCACGACGGCGGTCCTCGTGCCCTACCTCGGGCTCGTCGAGGACGTCCCCGTCGTCGCGGCCGACGACGCCGAGGGCCTCACGGTCCCGGCGGCCGAGCTCGCGCCCGCCGGTCTCGACGACGTCGTCGCGCCGACCGCCGTCCTCGAGACGTTCAGCACCAGCGCGAACGACGCGGTCAGCACCCGCGACACGGACGACCTCGTGAGCGTCGCCATCGACTCCGACGTCCTGTTCGCGGTCGACTCCGCCGAGCTCGGCACCGCGTCGGACGCCGCGCTCCAGGCCGTGGCCGACCAGCTCGCGCTCGCTGCGGACGGCGAGCTCGTCGTCGTCGGGCACACCGACGACCAGGGGGAGGAGGCCGCGAACCAGGAGCTCTCCGAGCGCCGTGCGCGCGCG includes the following:
- a CDS encoding nitrite/sulfite reductase; translation: MTQATTAPETTEDAAARPGRPAGERAARPARAARPNGQWKVDGTEPLNANEELKRAGNGLDVRERIETIYAREGFDSIPGDDLHGRFRWWGLYTQRKPGIDGGKTATLEPHELEDRYFMLRVRSDGQELDVRALRVLGGISRDFARGSADITDRQNIQYHWIEIESVPEIWDRLATVGLETTTACGDTPRGFLGSPVAGIAADEIIDPTPVILEIKRRYIGDPELANLPRKFKTAITGHPSLDVVHEINDVSLVGVVHPELGPGYDLWVGGALSTTPRLGERLGAFVTEEQAADVWHGVVRIFRDYGYRRLRNKARLKFLLADWGTEKFREVLESEYLGYRLADGPAPAPATGPGDHVGVHLQKDGDYYVGAAPVVGRVGGSTLTGLADLVEKVGARSVRLTAHQKLVVLGVPPEGVDELVAGLEPLGLTARPSPFRRSTIACTGIEFCKLAIVDTKDTAARVIGELEERLADVPSLVERPLDLNINGCPNSCARIQTADIGLKGQIITVDGEQMPGYQVHLGGGLVGTGRDEGGLGRTVRGLKVPATQIADYVERVVRRYEADKDGAETFAEWAHRADEEALQ
- a CDS encoding PadR family transcriptional regulator, producing the protein MVLRYLVLGLLTVRPMTGYDLKRAFDSSVRHFWAADRSQLYRTLAAIVDAGLAEVEVVPQESYPDRKVHAITDAGRAALRDWLASPLPHEDSREPFLGRLFFADQLDDEGVAALLASRRALAEETVAALTAEEERVAAVLADGGPDAERVRGTRGLALRLATLRHGLAHARTELAWLDETEREVLP
- a CDS encoding alpha/beta hydrolase; protein product: MSLPDAVVHHPASRPGAPGTGSVSVVLLHGGTVASWMWEPQVEALDDLDVWTPDLLGFGGRGDQVPASLDAVVDDVAATVSAIPAGQEVHVVGLSLGGVVALHLAARHPGLVRSVLSSGAVVDGVPGLAGALGRAQLRVWDRRWYWRGQAVATGIPAESRDLFVRSGLAIRRETMARLLADVYGGRWPDGLAESGARVLAVAGGRDLRPARSALSTIERRVPGAVVRVAPGMHHQWSAEDPDLFGAMIRSWVLDGVAHPRLVPLAGRA
- a CDS encoding DUF456 domain-containing protein → MSVGGEVLVGLAILVGLVGIVVQVLPGNVLVLGAVLVWAIVTGGTAAWVVFAVAAVLVVAAEVSQYVLAGRHMRRAEVPWSTLVWGGIAGVVGFFVIPVIGLFIGFVLAVFVAELLRRRDRRAAWRATVAAMQATGITILVQLLGGLLAAATWGVGLALT
- a CDS encoding VOC family protein, which encodes MTTTHLTGVHTVAVPVTDQDRALAYYTGALGFEVRMDGELQEGFRWIEVAPPGAATSVALVAAGDGLPAGIDTGIRLTTTDAAGDHATLTAAGASTGELLAWEGVPPMFSLRDVDGNTLYVMEIPG
- the pcrA gene encoding DNA helicase PcrA, with amino-acid sequence MASLFENLPLPGLDTLFDGPRVDHGGESRLPRTAPRWTDDPAVPDGAGSPVGDATRGGPGPGGDGAASGAGERRGRYAHLDPEALLDGLNPQQREAVVHAGGPLLIVAGAGSGKTRVLTHRIAYLLATRRSNAGQILAITFTNKAAAEMRERVETLVGPAARNMWVSTFHSACVRILRREATTLGLRSSFSIYDAADSQRLITLVTRELDLDPKKYPARSLANKISDLKNELVDPETYARDSGAHATDDGLAARGGPHGASVPEFDQVLADVYTRYQARLVAASALDFDDIIMTTVNLLQAFPAVAEHYRRRFRHVLVDEYQDTNHAQYVLVRELAGVGEDSAATDAATSGTGEAQVPALDPAELTVVGDADQSIYAFRGATIRNILEFEADYPDARTILLEQNYRSTQNILSAANAVISRNPDRKPKRLWTDSGAGAKVIGYVADNEHEEARFVAEEIDRLGDSEGVRPGDVAVFYRTNAQSRALEEVLIRVGLPYKVVGGTRFYERREVKDAVAYLRAIDNLDDDVNLRRVLNVPKRGLGERAEGAVAALADRERISFGAALARIDEIPGLTNRTLNPLRAFVELMTGLRELADSGATPSDILGAVLDRTGYLAELRASDDPQDATRVENLAELHAVATEFTELDPEGTLSDFLERVSLVADADQIPAEDVADGESEGAEKEDPGVVTLMTLHTAKGLEFPVVFLTGMEDGTFPHMRSLHDDAELAEERRLAYVGITRARERLYVSRSAVRSAWGMANEFPPSRFLEEIPEELWDWRRRESSMATLRAGGSVWGRGSGSWSGSRSGFGSGARSGADDDGSTIRGPRSSGRSRQTRHDPSSSAPARAAFGSPSGGAKFGSATPRADGDVPNLAVGDKVTHDAYGLGTVVALEGAGPNAVAKIDFGADGTKRLLLRYSPVTKL
- a CDS encoding DUF6518 family protein — encoded protein: MPETTSLPDRADDRPSAPDRPGRVTTSSGRPWRRGAVVLAASFLLGGLTSYAQGFLPDAAAPFANSASGWTLLTALLVAWSARAPRSRTWHAAVLGAASFVLLTLGYAVAADLRGYFYDPTTFGVVGVVVGPFVGVAAAWLWRTGTPAALGTAVLAGIGVGESVYGLTTVVETTGATYWVTIGVVALVLLGGMLARRLRGALPVATAVGGTAVVAAAFVLAYRALGTIG
- a CDS encoding DUF5996 family protein — its product is MTQPAARPAPAPAPWPDLDVRRWEPTRRPLHLFTQVVGKVVLDLTPFVNHWWNVAFHVTSRGFVTPVMQVGERALDVEIDLVAEHVAFRTSDGRTETVGLGPMSVADFYARTLACLDRLAVPVRVWSTPREIPDPVPFEQDTAVGEWDGELTRTWLATVQRVAAVMERFRSGFYGKSSGPRFYWGAFDLGLTLFNGRPFHQPDDVEPIYRFAENAENVAVGYWPGDPTTHADQVYAYAYPQPPGVADLDLAPGYWDPGLREVVLPCGVLRDAADPDAVLLAFFERSYRELATAAGWDLAAFTGPVPPG
- a CDS encoding Clp protease N-terminal domain-containing protein; this encodes MFERFAADARDTVVGAQEVARSRGDDAIDAVHLLLALARQDGGAGAVALAAVGVDADDVERQVDSARSHDPLDGQALAALGIDLDEIRARTDAAFGPGALDRAGDDERRRGRRNRRSHVPFTPEAKKSLELSLREAVHAGSRAIDSGHVLAAVARAKGSTAHRALVDALAAAGSDVAGLRAALAAGHRKAS
- a CDS encoding helix-turn-helix domain-containing protein → MEPVDMDAASSTDPDTGLRAVRSLRVLAERLEALQVEHARALGWSWQEIADRLGVTRQAVHKKYGASRTTRRS
- a CDS encoding OmpA family protein, which encodes MHQWTGTPRTRVVPALATVVVAAVALAGCGAGDGAPDPAATTGAAEAQVPASSSDATPVVVTGNVLGREIEMSVGPVVLDGDLAVLRVEAEATSGDDTLFVGEAFANRTLSQEDTFDGVRLVDLDAGVVGEPARAADGVALASLEDDRFELGPDEEPVVGHVAFAAPASATTAVLVPYLGLVEDVPVVAADDAEGLTVPAAELAPAGLDDVVAPTAVLETFSTSANDAVSTRDTDDLVSVAIDSDVLFAVDSAELGTASDAALQAVADQLALAADGELVVVGHTDDQGEEAANQELSERRARAVADRLGEIADLGRFDVRVEGRGETEPVATEGTDEARALNRRVTVEFVPATDRSPAEVPAAGELTAPEGATVDGLAGATLEHADGLGGTQTLHVELVEVRRADGYLVGTLDVRNDGTDHAAFVSVLGSVLDGRGELGEGGLGANNVTLLDGGVRVYPVDYLVDPAFYPDSARSVLADLSVGSLSPGVTSRVTVVWPDRGGETVVVDVPDGSTEVTDGSTPVRFVDVPVAD